A stretch of Paenibacillus sp. URB8-2 DNA encodes these proteins:
- the pflA gene encoding pyruvate formate-lyase-activating protein — translation MIKGRIHSLETFGTVDGPGIRFILFMQGCLLKCQYCHNPDTWALDEGREVTVEEILKEIEPYLNYYRSSGGGLTVSGGEPTLQAKFVEQLFTEVKKRWGLHTTLDTNGYNEGDKITDLLNVTDLVLLDLKHIDDEAHIKLTGKSNERTLKLARWLSDHGRKMWIRHVYVPGIHNKEEDLINLGRFIGTLNGVEKFEILPYHQMGVYKWEMLGKAYELDGVPTPEDEEVQRAYRLIEEGRNQTTPV, via the coding sequence ATGATTAAAGGCCGTATCCACTCTCTTGAAACCTTCGGAACCGTAGACGGGCCTGGTATCCGTTTCATCTTGTTTATGCAAGGCTGCCTGTTGAAATGCCAATATTGCCATAACCCGGATACGTGGGCATTAGACGAGGGCAGAGAAGTCACTGTGGAAGAGATTCTTAAGGAAATCGAACCTTACCTGAATTATTACCGCTCCTCTGGTGGCGGTTTGACCGTTTCCGGCGGAGAGCCGACGCTTCAGGCAAAATTCGTGGAGCAGCTGTTCACGGAGGTGAAGAAGCGTTGGGGATTGCACACGACTCTGGATACCAACGGATATAACGAGGGTGACAAGATTACAGACCTTCTGAATGTAACGGATCTTGTGCTTCTGGATCTTAAGCATATCGATGACGAGGCTCACATCAAACTGACCGGCAAATCCAATGAACGCACTCTGAAGCTGGCTCGCTGGTTGTCTGATCATGGACGCAAGATGTGGATCCGCCATGTCTACGTACCCGGCATTCATAACAAGGAAGAGGACCTCATCAATTTAGGGCGTTTTATCGGAACTCTAAACGGGGTAGAGAAGTTCGAGATTTTGCCATATCATCAAATGGGCGTGTACAAGTGGGAAATGCTTGGCAAGGCTTACGAGTTGGATGGCGTGCCTACTCCCGAGGATGAAGAAGTGCAGCGGGCTTACCGGCTTATTGAAGAAGGCCGCAACCAGACGACCCCCGTATAA
- the yidD gene encoding membrane protein insertion efficiency factor YidD produces the protein MGIGRRTVQAPIKIYRNFISPLKPATCRFYPTCSAYALEAVEVHGPLKGSWLAAKRIARCHPFHPGGLDPVPPAKSKITGKKAAGST, from the coding sequence ATGGGAATCGGACGAAGAACGGTACAGGCGCCTATCAAGATTTACCGCAATTTTATCTCGCCGCTGAAGCCCGCTACCTGCCGGTTCTATCCTACCTGTTCTGCGTATGCGCTCGAAGCAGTGGAAGTGCATGGACCTCTTAAAGGCTCTTGGCTTGCCGCCAAGCGAATCGCCCGCTGCCATCCCTTTCATCCGGGCGGGCTAGACCCGGTGCCTCCGGCGAAGAGCAAGATTACCGGCAAGAAAGCGGCAGGCTCTACTTGA
- a CDS encoding IS110 family transposase, with the protein MEPVIGVDVAKGFSVIQAFLKRNEPWGKAISISHEQSGFEQLGEILTELQAQTGISPAVVLEATGHYHRGLVTYLERSGWTYFIVNPLQAKRAKGTQLRKVKTDAADAWHLAEMYYRGDVTPHRTWDEGFTELQHVTRQHEFVTGMFVQAKLNMRALLDQVFPAYEKVFRNLFSVTSLYVLARCLEGQTEDLHVVIRKSAGKSHSEKWVEAKAETLREVMSRWGEQPRSRAQTSVLRSMVDLVLAFTDQLSELEKQMNEMARGLPEVELVKSIPGIGDKLAAAIVAEIGDVRQFKEAKQLVAFAGLDPGIFSSGKFTATSSRITKRGSKRLRRALYLAVQCGIRGRTNPRIREYYDKKRKEGKPYKVVVIACANKLLHHVYAILCKQQPFQT; encoded by the coding sequence ATGGAACCTGTTATAGGAGTAGATGTGGCCAAGGGATTCAGTGTCATACAAGCTTTTTTAAAGCGGAACGAGCCTTGGGGGAAGGCGATAAGCATCTCGCATGAGCAAAGCGGATTTGAGCAATTGGGGGAGATTCTGACGGAACTGCAGGCACAGACAGGGATTTCTCCAGCTGTCGTTCTGGAAGCGACCGGTCATTATCATCGTGGACTTGTCACCTATCTGGAACGTAGTGGATGGACGTACTTCATTGTCAACCCGTTACAAGCAAAACGAGCGAAAGGCACACAGTTGCGCAAGGTAAAGACGGATGCTGCAGATGCCTGGCACTTAGCCGAAATGTATTACCGGGGAGATGTTACACCGCATCGGACTTGGGATGAGGGGTTTACGGAGCTCCAACATGTAACCAGACAACATGAGTTTGTGACGGGGATGTTTGTGCAAGCGAAGTTAAACATGAGGGCCTTGCTGGATCAAGTTTTCCCGGCGTACGAGAAGGTGTTTCGCAATCTATTCTCGGTAACCTCTCTGTACGTGCTGGCTCGCTGCCTGGAAGGTCAAACTGAGGATTTGCATGTGGTCATCCGAAAAAGTGCAGGGAAATCACATTCTGAGAAGTGGGTAGAAGCTAAGGCGGAAACCCTTAGAGAAGTGATGTCCCGCTGGGGTGAACAACCAAGAAGTCGCGCTCAAACCTCCGTTCTCCGCAGTATGGTGGACTTAGTTCTAGCGTTTACAGATCAATTGAGCGAACTGGAGAAGCAGATGAATGAGATGGCAAGGGGTCTTCCGGAGGTTGAGCTCGTGAAGAGTATACCGGGAATCGGAGATAAGCTCGCAGCCGCAATTGTCGCAGAGATCGGAGATGTACGGCAGTTTAAAGAAGCCAAACAACTGGTGGCTTTTGCAGGTTTAGACCCTGGAATATTCAGCTCCGGCAAATTCACGGCGACCAGCTCCAGAATTACAAAACGCGGCTCCAAGAGGCTTCGTCGGGCGTTATATCTAGCCGTACAGTGCGGTATTCGAGGAAGAACAAACCCAAGGATACGGGAGTATTACGACAAAAAAAGAAAAGAGGGCAAGCCCTACAAGGTGGTCGTGATCGCTTGCGCCAACAAGCTACTCCATCACGTGTACGCCATCCTATGTAAGCAGCAGCCCTTCCAAACTTAA
- the metG gene encoding methionine--tRNA ligase, whose protein sequence is MSQKNTFYLTTPIYYPSDKLHIGHAYSTVAGDAMARYKRLRGYEVRYLTGTDEHGQKIERKAEEAGKSPQQFVDDIVVGIKDLWRKLDISNDDFIRTTEERHTKVVQDIFDRLLQQGDIYKGEYEGWYSISDETFYTETQLVDIVRDADGNIIGGKSPDSGHPVELVKEESYFFKMSKYADRLLQYYEENPEFILPESRKNEMINNFIKPGLEDLAVSRTTFGWGVKVKGDEKHVVYVWIDALTNYITALGYGSDDRSLYDKFWPADVHIVGKEIVRFHTIYWPIILMALGEPLPKKVFAHGWLLMKEGKMSKSKGNVVDPVTLIDRYGLDALRYYLLREVPFGSDGTFTPESFVDRINYDLANDLGNLLNRTVAMIDKYFGGELPAYEGQVTPFDGELEAAVALTYSKVEEAMEKMEFSVALASIGALVSRTNKYIDETQPWVLAKDENRTRELASVMRHLAEGLRTASILLQPFLTQAPAKIWEQLGIAKGELTTWDSGKTFGLIPAGTKLVKGAPIFPRLDVEQEVTYIASVMGGGKKAAEAGTETPAEGAGADSGAQPATAAAAELEEEHKEEIGIDDFAKSELRVAQVLAAEPVKKADKLLKLQLDLGYEQRQVVSGIAKFYTPEELVGRKVICIVNLKPVKLRGELSQGMILAASKGDQLTIATVPDSMPNGAIVK, encoded by the coding sequence ATGAGTCAGAAGAACACTTTTTATTTAACAACGCCAATCTATTACCCTAGCGACAAGCTGCATATCGGTCACGCGTATTCGACGGTCGCCGGCGATGCGATGGCCCGCTACAAGCGGCTTCGCGGGTATGAGGTCCGCTATTTGACGGGTACGGACGAGCATGGCCAGAAGATCGAGCGCAAGGCTGAGGAAGCGGGCAAGAGCCCGCAGCAGTTCGTGGACGACATCGTCGTCGGCATCAAGGATTTATGGCGCAAGCTTGACATCTCCAATGACGATTTCATCCGCACGACGGAAGAGCGCCACACTAAGGTCGTTCAGGATATCTTCGATCGTCTGCTTCAGCAGGGGGATATTTATAAAGGCGAGTATGAAGGCTGGTACAGCATTTCGGACGAAACTTTCTACACGGAGACGCAGCTTGTGGATATCGTTCGCGACGCGGACGGCAATATTATCGGCGGCAAAAGCCCGGACAGCGGACATCCCGTGGAACTTGTGAAGGAAGAAAGCTATTTCTTCAAAATGAGCAAATACGCGGATCGGCTGCTGCAGTATTACGAGGAGAACCCGGAGTTTATTTTGCCCGAGTCGCGCAAAAACGAAATGATCAACAATTTCATCAAGCCTGGCCTCGAAGATCTGGCGGTATCCCGCACGACGTTCGGCTGGGGCGTCAAGGTCAAGGGTGATGAGAAGCATGTAGTTTATGTCTGGATTGACGCGCTGACTAACTATATTACCGCTCTCGGTTACGGTTCCGATGACCGCAGCCTGTACGACAAGTTCTGGCCTGCCGATGTACATATCGTGGGCAAGGAGATCGTCCGCTTCCATACGATTTACTGGCCGATTATTTTGATGGCGCTGGGCGAGCCGCTGCCGAAGAAGGTGTTCGCGCATGGCTGGCTGCTGATGAAGGAAGGCAAAATGTCCAAGTCTAAAGGCAATGTTGTGGACCCGGTTACCTTGATCGACCGTTACGGCCTTGACGCTCTCCGCTATTATCTGCTGCGCGAGGTTCCTTTCGGTTCGGACGGCACGTTCACTCCCGAAAGCTTCGTGGACCGGATCAACTACGACTTGGCCAACGACCTCGGGAACCTGCTGAACCGTACCGTTGCGATGATCGACAAATATTTCGGGGGCGAGCTTCCGGCCTATGAAGGCCAAGTAACGCCGTTTGACGGCGAACTGGAAGCGGCGGTTGCGCTGACTTACTCCAAAGTAGAAGAAGCGATGGAGAAAATGGAATTCTCGGTTGCGCTAGCCTCAATCGGAGCGCTGGTCAGCCGGACGAATAAATACATCGACGAGACGCAGCCGTGGGTCCTGGCTAAGGACGAGAACAGAACCCGCGAGCTGGCTTCCGTGATGAGGCATCTCGCCGAGGGATTGCGGACGGCTTCGATTCTGCTTCAACCGTTCCTGACTCAAGCTCCGGCGAAAATCTGGGAGCAGCTTGGCATAGCAAAGGGTGAACTGACCACCTGGGACAGCGGCAAGACATTCGGCCTGATCCCGGCCGGAACGAAGCTTGTGAAGGGAGCGCCGATCTTCCCGCGGCTGGATGTGGAGCAGGAGGTCACCTACATCGCATCCGTGATGGGCGGCGGCAAGAAGGCGGCAGAGGCAGGTACGGAAACGCCTGCCGAAGGCGCTGGCGCTGACTCTGGCGCGCAACCGGCAACGGCTGCGGCCGCCGAGCTGGAAGAAGAGCACAAAGAGGAAATCGGCATCGACGATTTCGCCAAATCCGAGCTGCGTGTCGCGCAGGTGCTTGCCGCCGAGCCGGTAAAAAAGGCCGACAAGCTGCTGAAGCTGCAGCTTGATCTTGGCTACGAGCAGCGCCAGGTTGTCTCCGGCATCGCCAAGTTCTATACGCCTGAGGAGCTTGTCGGACGAAAGGTGATCTGTATTGTGAACCTGAAGCCGGTGAAGCTGCGCGGCGAGCTGTCGCAGGGGATGATTTTGGCAGCTTCCAAAGGCGATCAGCTTACGATTGCGACGGTACCCGATTCAATGCCGAACGGCGCCATTGTCAAGTAG
- a CDS encoding metal ABC transporter solute-binding protein, Zn/Mn family: protein MLGKRIKGFALPLILLVVLLSGCGPKSSGTIVEGKVNVVTTFYPIYEFAQEIGGEDVNAINLLPVGVEPHDWTPRSQDIVNTSKAQLFLYNGAGLEGWVPNFLKGLESDSKVQAVEVSKGVDYIMTNEEDDHDHGAEHGEEEASGDSLHTDPHTWVSPKSALIMAENIKNSLVQIDPAHKDGYEERYGKAAERLKALDAKFESELAKVPNKEIVVSHQAFAYLCRDYGLTQHAIMGLSPDAEPRGQDLVKLAELVKKDGIRYIFFEELVSDKLAKTLAAEAGVSTMVLNPVEGLTEQQQKNNDNYFTLMEKNLQNLILALK, encoded by the coding sequence ATGCTAGGAAAAAGAATCAAAGGATTTGCGCTTCCGCTTATACTGCTTGTTGTATTGCTGTCCGGCTGCGGCCCGAAGAGCAGTGGTACTATCGTCGAGGGTAAGGTGAATGTAGTTACCACATTTTATCCGATCTATGAATTTGCGCAGGAAATTGGCGGGGAAGATGTCAATGCTATTAATTTGCTGCCGGTTGGCGTGGAGCCGCATGATTGGACGCCGCGCAGCCAAGATATTGTGAACACCTCAAAAGCGCAGCTTTTTCTCTATAACGGTGCGGGGCTGGAAGGCTGGGTGCCAAATTTCCTGAAGGGTCTCGAAAGCGACAGCAAAGTTCAAGCGGTCGAAGTAAGCAAAGGCGTCGATTATATTATGACCAATGAAGAGGACGATCACGATCATGGCGCGGAGCACGGAGAAGAAGAAGCATCCGGAGATTCACTCCATACCGATCCGCATACCTGGGTGAGTCCGAAATCCGCTCTGATTATGGCTGAAAATATTAAAAACAGTCTGGTGCAGATCGATCCGGCGCATAAGGATGGCTACGAGGAGCGTTACGGCAAAGCGGCGGAGCGTCTTAAGGCGCTGGACGCCAAGTTCGAAAGTGAGCTGGCGAAGGTTCCGAATAAAGAAATTGTTGTGTCCCATCAAGCGTTTGCGTATCTGTGCCGCGACTACGGACTTACCCAGCATGCAATTATGGGATTATCCCCGGACGCCGAGCCGCGTGGGCAGGATTTGGTGAAACTGGCGGAATTGGTGAAAAAAGACGGCATCCGTTATATTTTTTTCGAGGAGCTGGTTTCCGATAAACTGGCCAAGACGCTGGCCGCCGAGGCGGGCGTGTCAACGATGGTGCTTAATCCGGTGGAGGGACTCACGGAACAGCAGCAAAAAAACAATGATAATTATTTCACTCTGATGGAGAAAAATTTGCAAAATTTGATTCTGGCTTTAAAATAA
- a CDS encoding copper amine oxidase N-terminal domain-containing protein, translating into MNVRKLALIAVLTMAQAASAVPAFAESAAQLPAGTATKSAAVNAVSTASPAATATATAITGTVSPAPIVSPAASSTPSSTVETSPTIEQPSATPGPSASAVPSATPQPNFAPAAQAPTGIAGAGQLVLMMNSNKMYMNGTLYLAGQPMAVKNGVSNVAIRAMVERVGLKLTYNGATKETIIMKDGNELRFKTNSKIYTVNGKATTMKGPAYQYKNTFMVPLTSITQALGIPYTVDNVQKRVILTLQTKPKASFTVQPSEIFAGETTVNYVTSSSASNGATIVDERWEGRQDVFAQPGFYTVSYSVMDSNSQWSDPYSVTISVLKPNQPPVAQFTTNKDEYKMGEPITITNISSDPDGDQLTESWSNRAQAFFNPGPVSIQLTVTDTHGLSSTFEKVINITNEVLYSQEDFNKLFVPLGDIYTINGSEIPSWNKVSYTSSSEPITLIRSNSPETVYSEGIVYQETAMGSTRIMVHHKNSMSTNMKMYVIATNDNIYPATITTQQSGFGGPLDIPTATGKKSIETYLQSISLGSAYDNVTLQPGESKPVLTTINNVTMKPGQIISLMSDVFSDYPVKYSIVMIDATKDPLLTLPTLNYLERDGVHNRGTYPNANRIITVTDPVGTTPSRLVLGDNNTDKNLSGTDALSGTEASNSGNFGVVYKITLTRVAPNTLITLNPRGGKYQGPLLVNGNIIEAPNSGAVDAPHQNSVLYRTGNLEQTVEIVFTPASGSNLPINLLFMPLPPQKAQ; encoded by the coding sequence ATGAATGTAAGAAAACTGGCTTTAATTGCTGTACTGACGATGGCGCAGGCCGCTTCGGCGGTTCCGGCATTCGCCGAATCCGCTGCACAGTTACCGGCAGGAACAGCAACCAAATCCGCAGCCGTGAATGCTGTATCTACTGCATCGCCGGCGGCAACCGCTACAGCTACGGCGATAACCGGAACAGTGTCGCCAGCCCCGATAGTGTCGCCGGCGGCTTCATCTACACCATCCTCAACCGTGGAAACGTCGCCGACGATTGAACAGCCTAGCGCAACTCCGGGGCCGTCAGCCTCCGCTGTGCCGTCCGCAACGCCGCAGCCGAATTTTGCACCGGCAGCGCAGGCTCCGACCGGCATCGCAGGGGCAGGCCAGCTTGTGCTAATGATGAACAGCAACAAGATGTATATGAACGGAACTCTATATTTGGCGGGCCAGCCTATGGCCGTCAAGAATGGCGTATCTAATGTAGCAATTCGCGCCATGGTGGAGCGCGTTGGCCTGAAGCTGACCTACAACGGAGCAACGAAAGAAACGATCATCATGAAGGACGGCAACGAACTTCGTTTCAAGACTAACAGCAAAATTTATACAGTAAACGGTAAGGCTACGACGATGAAAGGTCCGGCTTACCAGTACAAAAATACTTTTATGGTGCCGCTGACTTCGATTACGCAGGCGCTTGGCATTCCATATACGGTGGATAATGTGCAGAAACGCGTCATCCTGACTCTGCAGACTAAGCCCAAGGCATCCTTCACGGTGCAGCCGTCCGAAATATTTGCAGGAGAAACGACGGTCAATTATGTGACCAGCAGTTCGGCGTCGAACGGCGCAACAATTGTTGACGAGCGCTGGGAAGGACGGCAGGACGTTTTTGCACAGCCCGGCTTTTATACGGTCAGTTATTCGGTTATGGACTCGAACAGCCAATGGAGCGATCCCTATTCGGTAACCATCAGTGTTCTTAAACCGAATCAGCCGCCGGTAGCGCAGTTTACGACTAATAAAGACGAATACAAGATGGGCGAGCCGATTACCATCACTAATATTAGTTCCGACCCGGACGGCGATCAGCTAACGGAATCATGGTCTAATCGCGCGCAGGCCTTTTTTAACCCGGGACCTGTCTCCATCCAACTGACGGTCACCGATACCCACGGCCTCAGCAGCACTTTCGAGAAGGTGATCAACATTACTAACGAAGTGCTGTACAGCCAGGAAGACTTCAACAAGCTTTTTGTTCCGCTCGGCGATATTTATACGATCAACGGAAGCGAGATACCAAGCTGGAACAAGGTCTCTTATACAAGCAGTTCGGAACCTATAACGCTGATTCGCAGCAATAGCCCCGAAACGGTGTATTCGGAAGGCATTGTATATCAGGAGACGGCGATGGGCAGCACCCGGATTATGGTTCACCACAAGAACTCGATGTCCACAAACATGAAGATGTATGTGATTGCGACAAACGATAATATTTATCCGGCAACCATTACGACCCAACAGTCCGGTTTTGGCGGTCCACTTGATATTCCGACAGCTACAGGCAAAAAGTCGATTGAAACCTACCTGCAATCCATATCTTTGGGCAGTGCTTACGATAATGTTACGCTGCAGCCCGGGGAAAGCAAACCGGTTCTGACCACAATCAACAATGTTACGATGAAGCCTGGACAAATTATTTCGCTGATGTCCGATGTATTCAGTGATTATCCGGTAAAATATTCGATTGTCATGATCGACGCGACCAAGGACCCGCTGCTGACGCTGCCAACCCTTAACTACCTGGAACGCGACGGCGTGCATAACCGAGGAACGTATCCGAATGCGAACCGTATCATTACGGTCACCGATCCGGTAGGAACGACGCCTTCAAGGCTGGTACTCGGAGATAACAACACCGACAAGAACCTGTCGGGCACGGACGCGCTTTCGGGCACGGAAGCATCCAACTCGGGCAACTTCGGCGTTGTTTACAAAATTACGCTTACCCGGGTCGCCCCAAACACATTGATCACGCTCAATCCGCGGGGCGGGAAATACCAGGGACCGCTGCTGGTCAACGGCAATATCATCGAAGCTCCGAATTCGGGCGCTGTCGATGCGCCGCACCAGAACAGCGTGCTGTACCGAACCGGAAATCTGGAGCAGACGGTAGAAATCGTATTTACCCCGGCCTCCGGAAGCAATTTGCCGATTAATCTGCTGTTCATGCCGCTTCCGCCTCAGAAGGCACAATAA
- the tlp gene encoding small acid-soluble spore protein Tlp — translation MNKPKPDNREDNVAHLQNSIQNTIRNYRETEDYLSEHSDEISSTEKNQLDDKNERRLDSIRGFREEVKDEARNQNK, via the coding sequence ATGAACAAACCTAAACCGGATAACCGGGAAGACAATGTAGCTCATCTGCAGAACAGTATTCAAAATACCATCCGGAACTATCGAGAAACCGAGGATTATTTAAGCGAGCATAGCGACGAGATTTCCTCCACCGAAAAAAATCAGCTTGATGACAAGAACGAACGACGGCTGGACAGCATTCGCGGTTTTCGGGAAGAAGTGAAAGACGAAGCAAGAAATCAAAACAAATAA
- a CDS encoding metal ABC transporter ATP-binding protein codes for MQPVSLDCHQHMINIQNLSFSYGEQKVISDLNFTVRERDFVGIIGSNGAGKTTLLKMIVGLLPASKGEIRLFGQPVRKFKDWERIGYVPQKNAFNPLFPATVREVVMSGLYNNKNVFRRISRAQQCKCDDALEVMRIEGIQDKRVGMLSGGQQQRVFLARALINHPDLLILDEPTVGIDIETQAAFFELITHMHAHHHMTFLMVSHDIDMIQNYLGKEPVQRNGKINFYSRHSHELQNCAAEDLQHTLT; via the coding sequence ATGCAACCGGTATCCCTGGACTGCCACCAGCATATGATCAATATACAAAATCTCTCGTTCTCCTACGGGGAACAGAAGGTCATTTCCGATTTGAATTTTACCGTGAGAGAACGCGATTTTGTCGGTATTATCGGCTCGAACGGAGCCGGCAAGACGACGCTGCTTAAAATGATCGTCGGCCTGCTTCCGGCATCCAAAGGAGAAATCCGTCTGTTCGGACAACCGGTCCGGAAGTTTAAGGATTGGGAACGAATCGGTTATGTGCCGCAAAAAAATGCGTTTAACCCGCTGTTTCCCGCCACGGTGCGTGAAGTGGTCATGTCCGGACTTTATAATAATAAAAATGTGTTCCGCCGCATCTCCCGCGCCCAGCAGTGCAAGTGTGATGACGCGCTTGAGGTCATGCGCATCGAAGGCATTCAGGATAAAAGAGTCGGCATGTTATCCGGCGGTCAGCAGCAGCGCGTCTTTTTGGCACGGGCGCTGATTAACCACCCCGACCTGCTCATTCTGGACGAACCTACGGTCGGTATTGACATTGAGACACAGGCCGCGTTCTTCGAGCTGATTACACATATGCATGCCCATCATCATATGACATTCCTGATGGTTTCGCATGATATCGATATGATCCAGAACTATCTCGGCAAAGAGCCGGTACAGCGAAACGGCAAAATTAATTTTTATTCCCGCCATTCGCACGAGCTTCAAAACTGCGCCGCCGAAGACCTGCAGCATACGCTCACATAA
- a CDS encoding Fur family transcriptional regulator, which yields MLSTEEILEAMSEQGLRITDQRKTLAKLFGENTGYLSAKDVYKHMERKYSGLSFDTVYRNLRVMEELGVLEQIVFEDGIKFKASCSQDHHHHHMICLQCQKTYPISFCPMNMTDAPDQFRVVKHKFEVFGYCRECEEAGAEDKAARGEEAK from the coding sequence ATGCTGTCGACAGAAGAGATATTGGAAGCCATGTCGGAGCAGGGACTGCGAATCACCGACCAGCGCAAGACGCTTGCCAAATTGTTCGGCGAGAATACGGGATATTTGTCCGCCAAGGATGTATATAAACATATGGAACGCAAGTACAGCGGACTCAGCTTCGATACGGTCTACCGCAACTTGCGAGTAATGGAAGAGCTGGGGGTGCTGGAGCAGATCGTTTTTGAGGACGGAATCAAATTCAAGGCGAGCTGCAGCCAGGACCATCACCACCACCATATGATTTGTCTCCAGTGCCAGAAGACGTACCCCATTTCTTTCTGCCCGATGAATATGACGGATGCGCCCGATCAATTTCGGGTGGTGAAGCATAAATTCGAAGTATTCGGGTACTGTAGGGAATGTGAGGAAGCCGGCGCGGAGGACAAAGCGGCTCGCGGAGAAGAGGCGAAATAA